From Gimesia panareensis, the proteins below share one genomic window:
- a CDS encoding DUF1549 and DUF1553 domain-containing protein, giving the protein MRRFSKQLSVVFTFVICVSTLVPAVKAAGPESRAKAFSTGSFDPFIDFINQRIRQGWEDNEVEPSPVASDEEWIRRVHLDLIGQIPSAETVEKFVKDRDPAKRSKVIDQLLDDPGYVQNFTNVWTNLLIGRRTPRRVSRNGMQKFLREAFAKNRPWNDIVQDLVTAEGHFEENGAVNYLLAQMQNNDEAVQVTAATTRLFLGIQVQCTQCHNHPFNDWKQNQFWEYNSFFRQMRRVNHRKTDPKTGRQVDDYSEIVATGFDGPVYYEKRSGLMQVAYPIFNDVKVSPDSGVERRKEFSKLIVQGDRPLIASAIVNRMWGYFMGYGFTRPVDDMGPHNPASHPELLNKMAEELVKKDYDLKQLARWICNSEAYNLTSQYGGKNDIDSPERGETPLFSHMYVKNMTAEQLYDSLIVATGAHKSGQSNWERAEQQRRQWMRQFMVAFDTDSGDDATTFNGTIPQALMMMNGELTKNAISADSGSYLNQMLLEKGNDQAKIRKMFLSTLSRYPDRREITTAQRLIARSPNKLAAYQDLYWALLNSNEFIFNH; this is encoded by the coding sequence ATGCGTCGTTTTTCTAAACAACTCAGTGTTGTTTTCACATTTGTCATTTGTGTCAGCACTCTGGTGCCTGCTGTGAAAGCGGCCGGTCCGGAAAGCAGAGCGAAGGCATTTTCTACAGGGAGTTTTGATCCATTTATCGACTTTATCAACCAGCGGATTCGCCAGGGTTGGGAAGACAACGAAGTCGAGCCCTCTCCCGTGGCTTCCGATGAAGAGTGGATTCGTCGAGTACACCTGGATCTGATTGGTCAAATCCCTTCCGCAGAAACGGTTGAAAAATTTGTCAAAGATCGTGATCCTGCCAAACGATCTAAGGTCATTGATCAGTTGCTGGACGATCCCGGCTATGTGCAGAACTTTACGAATGTCTGGACGAACCTGCTCATCGGTCGTCGTACTCCACGACGGGTGAGCCGCAATGGGATGCAGAAGTTCTTGCGAGAGGCGTTTGCCAAAAATCGCCCCTGGAATGATATCGTTCAGGATCTCGTGACTGCGGAAGGGCATTTTGAAGAGAACGGAGCCGTCAACTACCTGCTGGCTCAGATGCAGAATAATGATGAAGCAGTGCAGGTCACTGCAGCGACCACACGCCTGTTTCTGGGAATCCAGGTGCAGTGTACTCAGTGTCACAACCATCCGTTCAACGACTGGAAACAGAATCAGTTCTGGGAATACAACAGTTTCTTCCGTCAGATGCGACGGGTCAACCATCGTAAGACCGATCCGAAAACCGGTCGACAGGTCGACGATTATTCGGAAATCGTTGCTACCGGCTTCGATGGTCCGGTTTACTACGAAAAACGTTCCGGTCTGATGCAGGTTGCCTACCCGATCTTCAATGATGTGAAGGTCAGCCCTGATTCTGGTGTTGAACGTCGCAAGGAGTTTTCCAAGTTGATCGTGCAGGGGGATCGGCCGCTGATCGCTTCTGCGATTGTGAACCGCATGTGGGGTTACTTCATGGGATACGGTTTTACCCGTCCCGTTGATGACATGGGGCCGCACAACCCGGCTTCACATCCCGAGCTGTTAAACAAAATGGCCGAAGAACTGGTCAAAAAAGATTATGACCTCAAACAGCTTGCACGCTGGATTTGTAACAGCGAAGCGTACAACCTGACCAGTCAGTACGGCGGTAAGAACGATATTGACAGCCCTGAACGGGGTGAGACTCCTCTGTTCTCGCATATGTATGTCAAGAACATGACTGCCGAGCAGCTGTATGATTCACTGATTGTCGCTACCGGGGCTCACAAGTCCGGCCAGTCTAACTGGGAACGGGCCGAACAGCAGCGTCGTCAGTGGATGCGTCAGTTCATGGTTGCCTTTGATACTGACTCAGGCGATGATGCCACTACATTCAACGGCACCATCCCTCAGGCTCTGATGATGATGAACGGAGAACTGACGAAGAATGCCATCAGTGCAGACAGCGGCAGCTATCTGAATCAGATGCTGCTGGAGAAGGGGAACGACCAGGCTAAGATTCGTAAGATGTTCCTCTCGACTCTGAGCCGTTATCCTGACCGGCGTGAAATCACAACTGCTCAGAGACTGATTGCCCGGTCTCCGAACAAGTTGGCTGCCTACCAGGACCTCTACTGGGCTCTCCTGAACTCCAACGAATTTATCTTCAATCACTAA
- a CDS encoding SDR family NAD(P)-dependent oxidoreductase, with product MHNKYQFQDQVVIVTGAGNGIGRATAIMMAEAGAHVFAGDVKHLEENRETFERLGIVEAVCDVRQESQVQALIEQAIDQYGRIDVLVNNAGIGMVKQIHQVSEEEWDACIDTNLKGTFLGCKHAIKYMLATGGGAIVNTASNAGLLPRAHDPVYSISKHAVVALTESLGLCHGKDNIRVNCVCPGPVGETGMMNDDIARAADPDGLTQSMIRASPIAAANKRMIRPQEVASAICYLASKDALMVSGTALRIDGGKSLGVPPQGM from the coding sequence ATGCATAACAAATATCAATTCCAGGACCAGGTAGTCATAGTTACAGGTGCCGGCAATGGAATCGGTCGCGCCACCGCAATCATGATGGCGGAAGCCGGTGCTCATGTTTTCGCGGGAGACGTCAAACACCTGGAGGAGAACAGAGAAACCTTCGAACGCCTGGGAATCGTGGAAGCCGTCTGCGATGTTCGCCAGGAATCGCAGGTACAGGCATTGATCGAACAGGCCATCGATCAATACGGAAGAATCGACGTACTGGTCAACAACGCCGGCATCGGTATGGTGAAACAGATCCATCAGGTATCTGAAGAGGAGTGGGATGCCTGTATCGATACAAATCTGAAAGGCACCTTCCTGGGCTGTAAACATGCCATCAAATACATGCTGGCAACCGGCGGAGGTGCGATTGTGAATACAGCCAGTAATGCGGGGCTGCTCCCCCGGGCGCATGACCCGGTTTATTCAATCAGCAAGCATGCTGTTGTGGCCCTCACCGAAAGCCTGGGCCTCTGTCACGGCAAAGATAATATCCGCGTTAACTGCGTCTGCCCGGGTCCTGTGGGAGAGACCGGTATGATGAACGACGACATCGCCCGCGCCGCTGATCCAGATGGTCTGACGCAATCGATGATCCGTGCCAGCCCGATCGCTGCAGCGAACAAGCGGATGATCAGACCTCAGGAAGTCGCCTCGGCCATCTGCTATCTGGCAAGTAAAGATGCCCTGATGGTTTCCGGTACGGCACTGCGCATCGATGGTGGAAAATCCCTGGGAGTCCCGCCACAGGGAATGTAG
- a CDS encoding PilZ domain-containing protein: protein MDVIVESQPQVTSEKKSIEDILPPGITREIEPVSFRKCRTAAGQGYQLVRKGSGRSWNRLLQQLEDRKNSGSATSGRSEVPQAQPGERRAFPRHSSDAIVLAFNQDEMGQASTGEGTGKKGYAINVSRNGISFAARSQFQLRDQLQLNVEEAQLNFSLNVSAEVLRCEALDDEFWRVDCKLVSPLTDQQVSLLKEHVPSCFAG, encoded by the coding sequence ATGGATGTCATTGTAGAGAGTCAGCCGCAGGTCACATCAGAAAAAAAGTCAATTGAAGACATTTTACCTCCCGGGATTACTCGGGAGATTGAACCTGTTTCTTTCCGAAAATGCAGAACGGCCGCAGGCCAGGGTTATCAACTGGTCCGCAAGGGTTCAGGACGATCCTGGAATCGTCTGCTTCAGCAGCTGGAAGACAGAAAAAATTCTGGATCTGCCACATCCGGACGATCAGAAGTTCCCCAGGCACAACCAGGTGAACGGCGTGCCTTTCCCCGGCATTCCAGCGATGCCATTGTCCTGGCATTCAATCAGGACGAAATGGGACAGGCTTCCACGGGTGAGGGGACTGGCAAAAAAGGGTATGCGATCAATGTCAGTCGGAACGGAATTTCCTTTGCTGCCCGGTCTCAGTTTCAATTGCGCGATCAATTGCAGTTGAATGTAGAAGAGGCGCAGTTGAATTTTTCGCTGAATGTTTCAGCCGAAGTCTTGCGGTGTGAAGCCCTGGACGATGAGTTCTGGCGCGTGGACTGTAAGCTCGTATCCCCGCTCACGGATCAGCAGGTGAGCTTGCTCAAAGAGCACGTTCCTTCCTGTTTTGCAGGCTGA
- a CDS encoding 3-hydroxyacyl-ACP dehydratase FabZ family protein has translation MRFSLVDQILELEKGKSITAVKNLSLSEEYLQDHFPGFAVMPGVLMVESIVQAGAWLMRYTNDFEFSTILLKQTKAIRFNSFVTPGKQLRVSLSIQKWEDNLCTLKASSEVEGETAVSGRIVLEQFNLVDKNPSMAEKDAERIKDLQTQFAQLWNPAKQATS, from the coding sequence ATGCGATTTTCGCTCGTCGATCAAATTTTAGAACTGGAGAAAGGCAAGTCGATCACGGCTGTCAAAAACCTTTCCCTGTCCGAAGAATATTTACAGGACCACTTTCCCGGCTTTGCTGTCATGCCGGGCGTGCTGATGGTGGAATCCATCGTTCAGGCCGGTGCCTGGCTGATGCGGTACACCAACGATTTTGAATTCAGCACAATCCTGCTAAAACAGACCAAGGCCATTCGCTTCAACAGCTTCGTCACTCCCGGCAAACAACTGCGTGTCTCACTGAGCATCCAGAAGTGGGAGGACAACCTGTGCACACTGAAAGCCTCCAGTGAAGTGGAAGGTGAAACGGCTGTCAGTGGACGAATTGTTCTGGAACAGTTTAACCTGGTGGATAAAAATCCCTCGATGGCTGAGAAAGACGCAGAACGGATCAAGGATCTGCAGACTCAGTTTGCTCAGCTCTGGAATCCGGCAAAACAGGCCACGTCCTGA
- the fabG gene encoding 3-oxoacyl-[acyl-carrier-protein] reductase: MKLEGRVALVTGGSRGIGKSVVQALAREGAKVAFVYRSSAEAAEQIVKELADENCEAFAIQADVANKAEADAVVEQVIEKWEKIDILVNNAGIIRDGLLATMSPEDWQAVIDTNLTSVYNFSQAVTRPMMSKRYGRIINMSSVAAHFGNAGQSNYAASKGGIIGFTRCLATEVAKRGITVNAVAPGFIETDMTVDVRNAAGDQIKKHIPARRLGLPEDIANAVLFFASEDSSYVTGQTLAVDGGLTLGGI, translated from the coding sequence ATGAAACTGGAAGGAAGAGTAGCGTTGGTAACTGGCGGCAGCCGCGGTATTGGAAAATCCGTTGTGCAGGCCCTGGCCCGGGAAGGGGCCAAAGTTGCCTTTGTGTACCGTTCCAGTGCGGAAGCCGCAGAACAGATCGTTAAAGAACTGGCAGACGAAAACTGTGAGGCCTTCGCGATCCAGGCCGACGTCGCCAACAAAGCAGAGGCCGATGCTGTTGTGGAACAGGTCATTGAAAAATGGGAAAAGATTGACATCCTGGTCAACAATGCCGGCATCATCCGTGACGGTCTGCTGGCCACCATGTCTCCTGAAGACTGGCAGGCGGTGATCGACACCAACCTGACCAGCGTCTACAACTTCTCCCAGGCAGTCACCCGTCCAATGATGTCGAAGCGCTATGGACGCATCATCAATATGTCGAGTGTCGCAGCCCACTTCGGCAACGCAGGCCAGTCCAACTACGCTGCCAGCAAAGGGGGCATCATCGGCTTCACCCGCTGCCTGGCTACCGAAGTCGCTAAACGGGGCATCACCGTCAACGCGGTTGCTCCCGGCTTTATCGAAACAGACATGACAGTCGACGTGCGAAACGCCGCCGGCGATCAGATTAAAAAACACATCCCCGCCCGACGTCTGGGTCTTCCAGAAGACATCGCCAATGCGGTACTGTTCTTCGCCAGCGAAGATTCGTCCTACGTCACCGGTCAGACCCTGGCCGTTGATGGTGGACTGACCCTGGGTGGAATTTAA